Part of the Amyelois transitella isolate CPQ chromosome 15, ilAmyTran1.1, whole genome shotgun sequence genome, GtattaaaaagtgacaggtggTTGAATGAAGGATCCTAAGTGCAGCTGGTACCCATGATGTGtggttatgttatgttatgttttgcGATTTTGACACTTTTATACAGTAGAagacttgaaattttgaaCTTGTCTTATAGTTCTCTTAGTAGCTATTGTTAGATTTTAGTTCAAATTAGTGAAGTATACATacgagtttaaaaatatatatcttttgttttcaaaatctgGAATTTTCAACTCCAGTGTTGTGGCATATCTTAAAAAAGGCAACCTAGGTAAACACTGCCTtataatgaaagaaaataaacgtGTGTGCACCATTTTCTAGCACCTTTCGCGTGGCAAGTGCACCGATTACGGTACCCTGTGATTTTGCACTTGCGTAAACTGTGTAAACACCACGAGTGTCATTGATCTGTCGTGTGCATTGTGATAATGAATTACGGAAATGCCAATGTTGCTATTTTTTCTGAACTAAATTAACTTTGGCCTGTGGTGCATGTTAATCTTGGGTTTTTCATTGATGAAGTTTTCTTCTCACTTctcttaatataaatatgtatgggATAACTACAAGCTGTCCTAAAGTAATCCGGGCCAATCACATTAAGTTTACATTCCATCATGACCTGACCGGTGATCGAACCTGAGTCTTTGTGGTTTGGAAGCAGGAAAACAACCACTGCGCCAAACAGACCGTCAATGATTCCaggaaaatatgtataataaaaaactgaaattttatttcatcatatattttattacaaaatgtcGGTCGTTAAATAGTTTTTAGTCGACTGCGGTCGAAATAAACTCTTATTTGTCGATGCACTTATAACTAAAAGAAGTTTATATACAAAAGTACTACCAGGTACTAACTCCCacaattacatacaaacttgACTCCTCCGTCACATGAATTTGAAAGAGATCAAGTGAAACTCAAAATACTGATATTTTTAGCAAACACATtaagatacaaaaatataaaaaaaatggtttatcaaaaaagaaaaataacaaaatatattattaaacccCGAAAGTCTTTTTGGAttggtaacaaaaatatataaagtatcAGATATAAAcagaataatgtttttaaaagctATCCAAGTTTTCAGCATTGGTTCAGAACTTGAGGCACAAGAACTTCCAATAGAAAATTATAGGCAAGTTTGAACTTTAAATTTGAACATTTCCGCATTGGATGGCACATTTTTGGTTCCCctcaaaattatttgaaaactgCCCTTAATGAAATAGTTacttaaagaattttatactGTTTAAAAAGTCACCCagtatataaaactatatcaTTATGATTGCACATCCCACAAACCCTATGACTTATATCCACAATGCAGAAGACTCACTCACCCATCCTATCCTAACTAAAGCTACATCACACATTATTATATTCGTACACTTTGTTTGACTACGTTATAAAAGCCCATATAAAAATGCCTTTACATTTTAAACGTTTAATACCTAAGTCGGGTTTATTCGTTTAGTATTAAAGCATGAGTCCAGAAAATAAGTCAgtcataatattaaatctcagatttcaaacatatttatcaCCACGCgtcttaaaacattttcatttctaTGCATTCTTTTACTTCGTACCTACTACACTAGAATGCAGAAAACTCCTTTCATCGATAAAATACATCTTCTGTTTCTCATCAAAGtaaacctgtctctattttcTAACCACGCTTTAATACGAAATGATTGTAACgccatttaaattttaccatAATTTGGCATGTCCGGACAGCCCGTGGCCGAGGGATATCCCTTGTCCGATCCCGTGTCCTATCCCGTGTCCGATCCCGTGTCCAAATCCGTGGCCGATGCCGACATGGCCAAAGCTATGGCCGAGAGAAATACCCTCGTGTAAGGCCGGGGCTACGACGGATTTCACAACGGGGACGGCTACGGGGGCGGGCACGGGGACAGCGACGGGCTTGGGCACAGCGACAGGGTACGGCTGGGGTACGGGTACGCCGACCTGAAAATAAGTAGGTGACAACAGTTTCGGTTACATCGAAAATGtgtttataattatctttCCATTATAATCTTTTCCATAAAGGGCAAAGCTATAAAGTCTACGTCATATAGCTCACATTATGAGGAACATAATATAGACTTATTAACCAAATATATAACACTGCAGcccaaatatttaatacagcTTTAACATACTGCACTccagaaaaataacaatactGCTTTGTCGGACACCAGTATTgaggcaaataaaaaaaaacaaaaaatgaaagaCGTTAAAACACAAGATAACTTACTTGTTTGATGACGGGGACGGGTACGGCGTGCGGCACGGGTACGGGCACAGGGCGGTCCACGGGTACAGCCACGGGCCTGTCGACGGCCACAGGGTACGGCCTGGGTACGTGAACTGGGTAGGGACGGTCAACTGGTACTGGAACTGCGACCTAAAATTGAGTAAATTAATACCaatattattcttgtattatGATGAACAAATGCCGGCATTTTATGTACTTTATcacttaattatttcttaacaTTGAAGACATTGTAGTTAgatcaaaattgtattaacGATTTCACAGTCAAATAAAGTCAGCACTGATTAGGGTTATGTATAATGAAAGAGGTTGAATGAACGCTTTAATAATTATACCGTGAATAAAAATCTTCGAGCCAAAATTTTGGAAGTAGGTAAAGGTCTTACCTTGACAGGGTACGGCACCGGTCTATCGACTGCCACAGGGTACGGGGCGGGTACGGGTACACCGACGTGTTTCGTCACCGTCGTGTGGACGTCCGCCCCGACCACGGCCCCGTGACCCAGGGCCAAACCTGAGCTGTACCCTAGGCCTAACCCATAGCCGTGGCCCAAACctgtaaataacaaaatgtgtTTCACCACCGTAGAAAGGCTTCCTAGTTAATGATCCTGATTCATTCAGGAGTTAGAGATTGATGGAAAATCTTCGCAGCCAACCTATTACTTGTATCTAAGGGTATCTTAGTTCAATTGCCAACCGATGTTCTTACGTTAAGAGAAAACaccgtgaggaaacctgcatattacGCAACCGCCTCATCATGACTTAATAAAGTGTTCTCCTGCTAAGGTCTGACGGGAtggtttcgtgtaaaaacctgacttgacAATCCAGAATCGTGATCAGAAGCACACCTTGGGATCTAAGGAGGAGAGGACGTAACTGGGACTTTCGTAAGGTGGATGAAGATAAtcgatattaatattttaaagaggtgaagttttttttcattatatacgGGTGTTATAGGCTATGTATCTATCATGGGCCgtaagttattaaatttctaCTCACCAATCCCGTGGGCGAGTACGGGTGCGCCGGCGGCGTAGTGGCCGACAAGGCCGCTCCGTTTCTGGATGACTTTGCTCGGTTCCGCGAGAACTGATGCTGTCACAAGTAGGGTAAGGATCTGAAATTATTGTTAGATTTTATCATTAGTAGATTTTAGAAGAAGATATAACTTGACTGCTTTTCAGGGGAGAAGAAGGATTATTTATATCATAGACTTATACTTCCAGTTGATGTTCTACTAGGAATCCTTAGCGAATAACGAGCTTTAATATAAGATGTGTTGAAATTTACTTACTAGTAAAGTACCTAATACTTACTTAAGTACTTGAGATGTCTTTATTTAGGAAAAAGACAGAACTAAAGGGttaatcattttatatttatgtcctTATCGCTGACACCACTTAtgggtaataataaaaaaatataataaacacacagattgagcttacctcatagaaaataaataaaataaatagagaaTTCGAGACAACTTtctaaaagaatttttaatttaatacataactGTACAGAAAAACATCCAATCAAATCCGTTATGAAAATTATGAACGCACAAACCGATGACACTGCACTCGTGTGCATACATTATCGCAAACAATGCCTACAAAACATACTTTTACTTGTTACGTGTAATGACTTCATAGCTGCTTCGAATTCAGAGGGTGATAAACGAAATTTTGATCGTGACTCGGGTGAAGAATCAATTTGTTTGGTCAATGTATTGGGATTTTGCTaatatgcgatgggctagcaacttgtcactatttgaatgtcaattctatcatgaagccaaacagatgaacgtggcctattaagACTATCGGTTCTatttaccctgcaagggataatgtactttattatgtgtatgtaatgtGTTTACGATTTTGTCAATTTTCAGTTGCATATTAATGCGATGGTTTACACTTTATTGCACTACGGATATTCCAGGAACTTTAAGACCCAGACTCTAAGAAATGAACTGATTAAGCAACCTACTCAGTGTAAGTAATCTTTTTTCCAAGAGGGTCAAAGAGAGTGAAGGATTTATGGTGGGAAAAGAAACAtgcactttattgcacatttaggcaattggatatgtataatattaatattaacaaaaatgtaaaagtaaCATAATATGATGACATTATGATAATGGAAGTAACAGTCCATTCAAGTAAAAAGAACAGATTATTCTGAACGATACCTACCGTGATTCTATAGATGATATCAACTTGATACATggtttaaactttaaattaaggTGCGATGTAATAGTACCACTATATCctgttttttatgtcaaatgtGTCAAGCAGTAAATACTTTGAAGCAGTAATATTACGTTCAGTACTATAAAAAACTCTTTATTTAAACGAACAGCAGAGAAAGTAACATGGGAGCATCCACTttagaggatttcccgaaatttcaGCGGGGACGGAAATTAACGGGATTTTCGTATGATGCGAACGGAGCCGTAAGTTTTAATAAGtctgattttttattcatgattCTTACTTTATGTTATCTATTGATCCTGCACATTGGGATCTCTGAGTTTGTAATATAAACAGCTTACCTGAGGGACGCAGGCAGCTTACCGCCGAAACTTTCCCAGATAAAGATTCATAACATCTAAAGTATCACTTGTTAGGTGTAGCGAAAAGTTAAAAGTTGGGTAACTTTAAAGCCGAGCTAAGAATGCTGTAGGAAATAGTAAAAAGACATATTCCGCTTTACTGGTCTTTATATTCGCTATGGATTTAAAGTGATAGGTGCAATAATTGTGTATAATTGTTTTTGAGGCATGTATTCTTAAAAGTTATTAGTAAAAATTGAAGCGGGTTTTATTATAAGTGGAaaagtattcattattttgataaaatttcatcTGAGTGTTATAAAAGCCCATTGGGATTTGCGTTACCGCTTAAGAAGCTACCTAAATTTTAAGAAGTAATGACCTAACTCTATTTTCATTACTAACTACTACTAATAACCAATTTTTTGAAGTTCAAGAATTCCGTACTTAAGAACATTAAGAGGAcgaattatttatgttattaataatcataaacttatttatgaattattataaaagccACTGGACCgcttttgatgatatttggcacaaaGATAGACAACCTTCAAgagcataatattttttctggaaattaaCACGGGAGCGAAACCCTGCGAAAAGGTAGTTTTTCACATGAAAATTCCCAACGCGATACGAAAGCCAGACGCTATctcaaaatttacaaaatacactTACAAAAACCTTCATTTTGCCTGAAAATCACAACACCACACTTTGTTTACAAAACTCAAACTGAACACCACGGTTTGCGAGTCACTAGGCATATGTGACCACTGTAGGAAGTTAGGGTTTATATAACGCTGATTACCCCTCTACTAGGGACTTGTATATCGCAATGAGGCAGTGGGATAGTGGATATCTAGACCATTTTGGGAATTTAATACTCAAGTTTAACCTATATTATGACTCAGTGTTATTTATGCCCGACTGTATAATTAAGAGGGTTATGATTTTTAGGTGtgtgtgttatttatttcgtattataattttgtcttttattttgaagagtgttgttagattggattttattgtgaaaaaatgaaataaacctttttcttattttttttttattttgattaacagaagactttattaaaatgttgatGCATTCATTGCATAAATTTTCACGATAACTATAGGAACTAACTGTTATCGTATAAATAATCCGTTAGTCTATAAATGCCGTAAAAAGTAAACCGTAATCAAGAATTATAGTAGATTTGGGCCGATTCTGGATTTTACGATGGAAGGGAAAGAGATCAAAGAGATATTGGACGTTCAAAAGATAAGTTAAAAACGTTCCTATTCCATCCTATTGCTGCCAAGCGGAGTTTTCTTCGTATCACcgtatattagtttgattgctaaaCTTTTTGGGAAACCTGCACTTTCAGACAACTAGATTAcccaatagaaaaatgtagACCAAAGTGAATCTCGGGCTCCTCGCCAGGCCCACTGCCTGTCTACCGCAGGCACGGGACTAATGAAACTAACCCTTAAAAGAAGTGATGGAGACAAAGAGATAAACATGTGACTATTTACACTGTTTTGGTTGAGTTTTGAGTTTGGATAGGGCAACACAGGCAAgatattcttgttttttttttcttttaaactcTGTTTCATATCTGCAAGTTATCGTTTTATACATCGTAGAACTTTATCGTCTAATAGTTAAGTGCAGTGTGAAGATGATGTGATGTGGTGAACTGGTACATGCCTTGGGTCCAGGCTTCGATTCTTGAGGCTTCTTCTTCGAGGCTTGAGCGCCGATGTGCCGCCTTTTTTCCTAATCTAGCTTATTTCTCTctgaatattaataacatatatatatatagtatcgtgCTAGTTTTTGTTCTTAAATTATGTGTTGTCTATATTTTTCTTGCATTCTATTTTCGAAAaagattacttttaatttttttacttagtaattCAACTtgacctatatttttttatggcaaAACTTTGTGTGCACGAAAcgtagatattattaaaaggtTATATTGTACCATagaattgtatttattgttttcttgtCAATACATTTAGACCTTTCGTGTCCTAGTGAACTTTTGCCATTTAAAATGGACGGCAATTCAATAAAGACTAGATATTCCTTTCTATATTTTTGCCTACAAGTATACAATTACTCATATTTTTgagtgaaaatttttatttgggcatcattgacaATCCCATAGGAAATTTAAGGatttatttcatgtaaatCATATAAACTCGTTGCTGTATTATAAAACTTCACTgtagataattataaaacaggcAAATATGGTATTTTAACGGGAAATTATATCGGGATATTACAAGTTTAGATGCTAAAAAAACCATCATGCTGAGTTGTTTTTGGAGTGGCtcacaattcattcattcattcatatgatctcgtctataccccttgcggggtagacagagccggcagtcttaaaagactaataggccgcAGAATTGAAATAGattgaatataaattcaaatagtgacaggttgctggtcAATCGCttaaaagacgaatcccaagtatctcttagtcgccttttacgacattcatgggaaagatatggactAGTAGCTAAACACTGTATCTATTATTTAGATGCTCGTTCATAGTGGCCGACTTTGTAATTTAGAAGgcaacataaatatttagaggtgaataatgttataataagGAAGCCTACTTAATAAGCacctatttttaattagtaaagCAATACACTGAACATAGATAaatggattttgtttaaatagttataagtacatactattaaaataaacataaggtTTACGTAAGAAATAAGGAAATTTCAGTCACTTACATTTGGTAATTGAGTATTGGTAATCTAGCCATTATTAGCGTTAGAACTGACAGGTTAAAATTATGTAGTAAATGCATAATCACAGAAATGGAATCATTATGTTCACACCCTAGTTTAAAGGTAGCTAATGTTGAGGCACTAGACTTTCTCACTTTGACCACACTCCGgtattgacatacatacataaaatcaagcctttttcctggaggggtaggcagggactacatctttctacttgccacgatctctgcatgcttccttcgcttcatccacatttttaactctcttcatacaagttcGTCTTCAAACAATACGGTTGACTCGATACCTATATTATGATAaggaaaaatgaaatttattaagcTTATTATGCTTATATTATCGTGTAGAGGGAgcaatgattcggctcgaccgccaccaaagggaagatcttccgccaggctaggtgttaggTATGCCTGGGGAATCGCGGCTCCgtcgatgttgtgtcggaggttgtataaatccttccaatccgtgaaatctttgttttcgCGATAAGACATTTCGCTGACTGATAacgtcgcgtgattttgtttttatgacttgtggcgtagagatttCTCCACAATCAAATGTGGGACGTCCTGGCAGAATGAGAGTACCtaacaagcttgcatgaagacactttcgcatttattatatttgaatatgaacaaagtttgtttttcttgaacttgtactatacatatacatactcgCCACAGCTTTCGTCACAGATTTACTCTGTCaatgaaaacattatttttgttttttttgtcgCGATAAATCATAAATCTGGGATCTTAGCCTCAGATAAAAAGACAATAAACactttattgtataattaaataatagataCTAAGTGAgaaattataacttttttttattctatatttatttcaaatagttCAGGttcaaaaatcatttaaatctattttgtgattgttttcataatagtttttttcatAACCATATTCCGATCGCATGAAAAGCGAGCACATTAGACGATGGCGTGTCCATTCTGTACATCAATACTATTGTTACTCTGTGCTATGGGTAAGGCAGGATAGTCTAAAACTAAGTAGTATCCTTGCATAATATTCTAGCATAAATTCGTACGGCACTGTTAACTTGTAATGGAGAAATATAGGACGCTTACGTAAGCGATTAGCGTATTTTGAATATTGCTTGTATTCTGTTCTAATTTCAAAACTTGTTCCTTTCGTGAGAACTCGGTTATTTCGGTAGTTATTAGTGTAGGTACATCTCTTTTACCATAGAGTAAATTTTTCgtgcatttaaattttacattggTGGTCGCGCTAGAAGAATACGTACGTAGTATGTACGTAGGTAGCTATTGAGACCCACCATGgtaagaaagtattttttcatagtttagtttatttacataatatgctACTTGCAGCTTTTTTCAGAAATGTGAAAGAGTATCGTTgcaagtgtgccgtgtggttctcggcactttagaatggcACCACTTTatatgtttcccatggatgacgtaaaaagGGACTGAGGGAAAggcttgcgattcttcttgtaggcgattgaccagcaacctgtcactgatCACTTGTCcggactgtctaccccgcaaagtatGTAGAAGTGAAAAGACCgcttgttttaaatttgaatgaatgctttattttcattatgtgaaattaaagtaattattataatttaaattaataacagaCGTCATTTGAAAGTGCCACTTTGTAGTGAGATCTTGTGATAACGAACCTCATTAATGAGAAATttgctaaaaaaattaagatatttcTACGTAAAACAACACAATCAGAGCAAAGATTTATGACTTAGATATTACACCGCGCAAAACCGTATTGTCATGACATTACTCAATTTAAAGGATTTTGTCGCGATGCCGTAGATTTAAAGACTAGCATCATTACATTATAGAGTGCGCGTAGGCAGAAGTACTTGTATGACCAGTTAGTAGAACGAGGTTGG contains:
- the LOC106141771 gene encoding cuticle protein 64-like, coding for MKVFILTLLVTASVLAEPSKVIQKRSGLVGHYAAGAPVLAHGIGLGHGYGLGLGYSSGLALGHGAVVGADVHTTVTKHVGVPVPAPYPVAVDRPVPYPVKVAVPVPVDRPYPVHVPRPYPVAVDRPVAVPVDRPVPVPVPHAVPVPVIKQVGVPVPQPYPVAVPKPVAVPVPAPVAVPVVKSVVAPALHEGISLGHSFGHVGIGHGFGHGIGHGIGHGIGQGISLGHGLSGHAKLW